Within the Arachis duranensis cultivar V14167 chromosome 10, aradu.V14167.gnm2.J7QH, whole genome shotgun sequence genome, the region TAGTTGACAACCTCGTGTAGTTAGCCTACATTTTAATTAGTAAGTTTATGAACTGATTAAGATATAAGAcaatttgttaatttaattatgtcttttaaaaatttagttaatttgaAAGAAATTGAGTTcagtttatgttattttattttactagagTATAGTTAGATTGAGCAATAGTTATTGGGGTACGAGCATATGCTTTACAGATTGGATCAAGTTGAGCACTACACTTTTATCACTCTTGTTTATTATattgtaataaaatttgaatttgtaattttatgtgTTGAtcctctttttttaaaattttttattttttcgtttgGTAGGCGCCTCAGATTCTTGTGCACTAGACGGAATTCGACGAGATTCCCGCCTAAGCAGATTAGGCCTATCTCAGGCGAGCCAGGTTTGAACATGTGGTGTATATGGTGGAGTTCAAACATGATTGGCCATTAGCGTCAGCGTTAATAGAGAGGTAGAGACTTGAGTCCCACACGTTTCATCTACCGTGCGGGGAGATGATTATAACCCTGTAGGACGTGGCCTACTAGTTGGGATTCAGGATCGATGGGGATCCTTTTAGTGGCTGTATCGGCGGGTGGGAGTAACACCATGATGGATGGTCCATTGATGACTTCTGCCAGCAGCTACTGGGTGCTGTTCCTGACCTTGAGGATAGACTGTCACAGAACAAGTGGACTGTCAAACTCACATGGTTTCACAATACTGTCTGCGAAGAGCTAGAACAGGACGCCATTGAGGAGCGTTTGTTGTAGTACACGAGAGGATAGATCATGCAGTTGATCGGGGGTATCTTATACCCGGATGCATCTTACTCAAGCCAAGGCAAGGCCAAACCAGGCCAAAGCTGTGTCACAAGTTGCACCCAAGTACCTAAAAACACATCAACAGTTAGCACATATACATGATGACTTTATATATAACTAAGGACAATGAAATGAATCTTACCGGGCAAGTACATTTGCATAGCGAATAACCAATGAAGAAGTTCATTGTATGACTCCTCCCAATCGCCGTATATTCTAGCGATTTGTGTGTCACCGTAGTAGTTcatctctttttcctcatcaccatcatcaagaATTTTTGCTTGTTCATCATCAGCATCGTCTCTGTCATCAGGGTTACCTTCATACGGATCCATCATCGGACCCCTTATAGCAGAACCCTCATGACTTTTAACATTATCTTCCATCATGTCAGCATTTCTAAGTTCAACGTTTGAGCCCTTTTGACTACCTTCAAGTGGCATATTTAGATCGACCATCATCCTTCTAATATTTCGTCTAACAGCTCCACTTAAAGGACTATCATCGACAGTATACGCAGATGATCCTTGTCCAAGTATTTTTATCCATAATAACATTacgagaataattttttttaaattatagttcactttgttctaacagtataaattatgcatggcacaaaagatttataaaatcaaattacttttacaaaaaagtcGTAAGTTGACAAAAGTCTCTGGTTAAGAAGATCAAGATATctgcagataaaaaattaaataataagatttttagttattatttttatatgaaaaagtctaattttttattaataattaattttaatattcattatctaaaatttaaaataatttaatgtgtatatttttatatttaaaatattttaattgtaaaaaaatatcggatgacatattttgatttgtcaaattattactaatataaaatataaatatattgtagtcatttttcataaaaaattaatattaaattagaccaattcaagatttaattcactgtttttttagtcaaattaatttgtctggtctaattttgattaaaataacacggtttaatcgattatatatgttaaattttaattattagaaaatatcttaaaaaaatattttagacgtTTTTATCTGAGTGGCTCCCTAAAAAAAAGAGCGCTCAACAGGTAAAGACACACATTCCATATCACCTTAAACACTATTGATTTTAGCATCGCAATATTTTGTAGGTTACCCACTCAATTTAGTTCTACGCAGACTAAACTTAAGATCTCCAATTTTCATCCTATAAACTCAATTTAAGTACGAACtacaaaacatatatatataaactcaagagtttttttttgggcactacaagaaaaatacgtTTTAGCGACAAATTTTTAGTGGCAATAACATAATGACCACTAATTTCTTAATTTAAGTTATGTTTTTGCGGTAATTATATATTTGCCATTATTACTATATATTATAGCGGCCATTATTACTATTGCCagaaaatttttatcttttattatttgtaattttaacttttttaaattattatagtgGCCATTATCATTATTGCCACTAAactttattattactttctttttattatccctaaatcaaaattgaaaacgGAGAGAGAGATAGGAAAACTGGAAAAGGAAGAGAATtagagaaggaagaagggacAAAAGTACACCTGAAAGTTCACACGTTGGACATAATTATACTTCAATCATTTAATGAGTCACACATGCACACTATTTATACACTCCGGCGGATACATTTACGCTTACATCCATCGGCGTGTGGCGTCGTTAAATGATTAAAGTGTAATTGTGTTCAACGTGTGAACTTTTAGGTGTATTTTTGTCCCTTCTTCCTTAAgaaaataaacacaaaaaatattgtGTCCGCCGAAGTGTATAAATGGTGTGCACGTGTGACTCATTAAATTATTGAAGTGTAATCGTGTCCACCGTGTGAACTTTTAGGTGTACTTTTGTCCTTTCTTCCATTAGAGAAGTATTAACACCGGGTTAATTTTCGCGTACTTTCCTCCACCGCCAGCCACCACCGCCGTAACCGTTGCCATCGCCGACAGCTGCCTCCATCATCCTACTCCTTGGACCTCATTTCCATCCGATCCACCTTTGATCCACATCGCTGTCATCAATTGTTCATCTCAGATTTACATCGCCAAGGTCTTCCAGCCACCGTTGCGGCTCTTGTCACAACACCGCATCTCCGCTGCTTACACCGCCGCCATTCTTGCGTGTAGATGCACAAGATCGTCGCTGCCGTAGGTCTTCTCCGTTTATTTTTTCGATCTAGGTTACAATATTTAGAAGCATGTGATTCTCTCTGTGTATTATTACTTTTGCCCTGTTTGCTTGCTTGATCCTAATGAATCTAGAGGATCAAGTTGAAATCGAAATGTTTCagattctaattttttgtttgctaTGTCTTCTCCGTTCTTGCTTGCTTGATCCGCCATTCTTGCTTTCTTGTTTTGTTTATATTTGGATTTCAGATCCTAATTTTAATTGTTTGAAATGCTTTCTGTAGAGTTTCATTAAGATTATGTTTGCATTATTGCTCAGAATATGAACATGTTTCTAATTCTGTGGTTTTTCTAATTCTATGATTTTTAGAATATCATCCCTATACTTGGATGCAGAAGTTCAGAAAATGGATAACAATTCTGAGTTGGTTAAAAATTAGATGGACTGATTCTGAACTAATTTAGAGCTTATTCAAAACTAGAGAACTAGTCCATAATCAATATTGAAACTACACGATTTTCTTTCACTTAAAAGTGTCTACTCCATcaagaaacagaaaaagaattgaGTTATCCATAATCAATATCGAAAAATACAAAGATAAACATGAGGATGACTAGAGATATCTTGCTGTTACTACTTTTCTTATTAAATGTGTGGGTTCCAGGTAGAAGAAACACCAATTTGTTACTTGATTCTATTTCAGCTGAACTCTGAGCATAATTTcatgggaaaaaaaaaaactcaaacttACTTCCATGTTGTACACTTTTCAGGATATCTGTTTGTTTTGTTGATGTTTCCTGTTCAGATGCTACACTTGTGTTACGGGCTCTAGTTTTGCCCTTCCGTCTACCTAACTCTTATCATAATGTTGTTCCatgcattttaattatttgttatgtTTTATCATGGCTCCCTTTCCGTTGGCAGGTTTGATGTTGCTTTGTTAGTTCCCTTACTAGCCCCAGTTTTGTCATTGCAGCATATCCTTTTTCCCATATCTAGGCCTTTTAAAGGTGAGTATTTTCTTGATGTGAGGCTGAAAAATGTTCTGTACCACCTGTTTCATTCCTTTTATTGTGAATCTGGAAGTTTGTTTATTACAATACTCTTTATTAGTTtgtcttttataaaaatatttaggcAGTTGTTTTATAATTAGGTATTATTTTATGGCATGTTTAGTGTGTGACAATGCCAAACTAGAATTAACAAGATTATGGCATTCCTATCTCACATTTCACTCTGCTCA harbors:
- the LOC107471259 gene encoding uncharacterized protein LOC107471259 — encoded protein: MILVQRSINTGLIFAYFPPPPATTAVTVAIADSCLHHPTPWTSFPSDPPLIHIAVINCSSQIYIAKVFQPPLRLLSQHRISAAYTAAILACRCTRSSLPFDVALLVPLLAPVLSLQHILFPISRPFKDNFATLKETEFAVNTLQRAELQNILSNNGIGIGNSVRFIDFCLHAINYPFHSNAMWYENETSNYMINGFNSANFIGSIIKWKELNQTYDMAEKCLTTNYFAYPLLCFSSLS